The Lutibacter profundi genome includes a region encoding these proteins:
- a CDS encoding PKD domain-containing protein has translation MLKQFIFIFIIGFSQLFLAQTIEKDTVTRNATIVYSVDENKVSFNPKTPELNQIAGAPKAFYTYFWEFGDGNYSFEKQPIHTYKNKGIYKTSLSVTNNYDDGKPPATRPKEVAINSISFDTSKNENHHLLTAYNGFRLQINRDPVPEEEMQFILSYGNTKEYTTNGKIYIFYNEKKYKAKNFELVDDRLYYGEKEISNEIIVTTSKKISKDEFLRTTGVSSFINEKLIVNDTLKQNLPLTLEDAKSYYQDFKIYEIDNIEKNEERNMFFTFKTTPEMLKDTSAVISIRSIYVPDRGNDAHKVLTKEMEIVTSHDPNKMAVYDTRLNYRLVRFKRLKYKVRFQNNGEGPARLIKLNVDIPEMLDKSTLKVLDMYPKCPICPDEEVSYSCLDTIILKDQISFQFKNIYLPGTAQKGVHEKDSTKGFVKYSLKFGKDFHKQKSKSKTEIIFDKNEPIITNTSTSRFSPGISIGIKSGYNSYLDVRDSKSYFVGATISPYKSYKKYLQAEIMISTHEFGDFKSTSEQLGPIDLEQGAIIDSAIRFDEVNSEITKLNIDIVPISFRYNLNGIIGVGVGSQISFDLSNKINTTVNSKYFTYYKNIVGDPIDVLSSTSTTTKTSSFSDIRYGVFGDITIGASRIGPSLGFRYIYNFNKPNTQFHFYAIWKI, from the coding sequence ATGTTAAAACAATTTATTTTTATTTTTATTATAGGCTTTAGTCAGCTCTTTTTAGCGCAAACAATTGAAAAGGATACAGTTACTAGAAATGCTACAATTGTTTATTCCGTTGATGAGAATAAAGTTTCTTTCAACCCCAAAACACCAGAATTAAACCAAATTGCAGGAGCTCCAAAAGCATTTTACACGTATTTTTGGGAGTTTGGCGATGGGAATTATAGTTTTGAAAAACAGCCAATTCATACCTATAAAAATAAAGGAATATATAAAACAAGTCTTTCTGTTACTAACAATTATGATGATGGAAAACCACCGGCAACTAGGCCAAAAGAGGTTGCAATAAATTCAATAAGTTTTGATACTTCTAAAAATGAAAATCATCATTTATTAACAGCTTATAATGGTTTTAGGCTACAAATAAATAGAGATCCAGTTCCAGAAGAAGAAATGCAATTTATTTTAAGTTATGGAAATACAAAAGAATACACTACTAACGGAAAAATATATATTTTTTATAATGAAAAAAAATACAAGGCTAAAAATTTTGAACTTGTTGATGATAGGCTGTATTACGGTGAAAAAGAAATATCAAATGAAATAATTGTAACTACTAGTAAAAAGATTTCTAAAGATGAATTTTTAAGAACAACAGGAGTTTCAAGTTTTATTAATGAAAAATTAATAGTAAATGACACCCTCAAACAAAACCTTCCACTTACATTGGAAGATGCAAAATCCTATTATCAAGATTTTAAAATTTATGAGATAGACAACATAGAAAAAAACGAAGAACGCAATATGTTTTTCACCTTTAAAACAACACCTGAAATGTTGAAAGACACGAGTGCAGTAATTTCTATTAGAAGTATTTATGTTCCAGATCGAGGGAATGATGCTCACAAAGTACTAACAAAAGAAATGGAAATTGTGACTTCACACGATCCAAACAAAATGGCTGTTTATGATACCCGGTTAAATTATAGGTTGGTTCGTTTTAAAAGATTAAAATATAAAGTTCGTTTTCAAAACAATGGAGAAGGGCCGGCGAGATTGATAAAACTTAATGTTGATATTCCTGAAATGCTAGATAAATCAACATTAAAGGTATTAGATATGTATCCTAAATGTCCAATTTGTCCTGATGAAGAAGTTAGCTATAGCTGTTTAGATACCATTATTTTAAAAGACCAAATATCGTTCCAATTTAAAAACATATACTTACCAGGAACTGCTCAAAAAGGAGTTCATGAGAAAGATTCTACGAAAGGGTTTGTGAAATATTCTTTAAAATTTGGAAAAGATTTTCACAAGCAAAAATCTAAAAGTAAAACCGAAATAATTTTTGACAAAAATGAACCAATAATTACAAATACATCAACATCTCGTTTTTCTCCAGGAATATCAATAGGTATAAAATCGGGTTATAATAGCTATTTAGATGTTAGAGATTCTAAAAGTTATTTTGTTGGAGCTACTATTTCACCCTATAAATCATATAAAAAATATTTACAGGCTGAAATTATGATTTCAACACACGAATTTGGGGATTTCAAAAGTACAAGCGAGCAACTTGGCCCAATTGATTTGGAACAAGGAGCTATAATAGATAGTGCCATACGGTTTGATGAAGTAAATTCAGAAATAACAAAATTAAATATTGATATTGTGCCAATTTCGTTTCGTTATAATTTAAATGGAATTATTGGAGTTGGGGTTGGTTCTCAAATTTCGTTTGATTTATCTAACAAAATTAATACCACGGTAAATTCTAAATATTTCACATATTATAAAAATATTGTAGGAGATCCAATTGATGTATTGTCTAGTACAAGCACAACAACAAAAACATCTTCGTTTAGTGATATTAGGTATGGTGTTTTTGGAGATATTACCATTGGGGCGTCACGCATTGGGCCAAGTTTAGGTTTTCGTTATATTTATAATTTTAATAAACCAAATACACAATTTCATTTTTATGCAATTTGGAAAATTTAA
- a CDS encoding CHAT domain-containing protein — protein MLKNVVFLFLVLFSFNIAAQHAKSNFKTTLDSLKKQDNFSEYIYTHLDKFSENPSVENLSFFTNTLSRLWRNPTTKSEYIALLYLHVNYGYYLKQYGFIDLSINQYEKAYNIYKNNRIINYNIIEFCLKPLANNYTRLGELDRAEDILKITIEKAQKENNNKQLIAGYSNLSAVIRTRGNYKEAVNYLNIALNLARDKQLKSRIYSDLAINFLFLHEPQRIIENIEISNQLNTKKNKAILTRNSITLGSYYKQQQQFKLALLAFKKSLVTAKSVFGKNDREVAKIYNQIAEVYQAQNKFKKSLNSYQKSLQTLLPKYKPKTIYENPLTTYFYPENTLKDALDGRASVFIEIKNYKDALKNFDLAFKVEAQLRASYLNQSAKLIQQQESKNRSESSIDLCYELFKQTSNFNWIERAFQYAEQSKSVILLEAKKAAFLKSSLKKDSLFSKEKMLLSKKAQLNKSIVIEELKGSKAVVNLIAKLTKERNEISNKLQLLKQQIELKYPNLKIQSNRLISVKRIQEELLSNYKSFIEFFEGTRTVYVFSISKNNQIKLHKIAKTVAFKSKISKFLKLFSDDRGTILQNNVKEYTSLGYQLYRELFNIELNEHTIIIPDGVFSFIPFDALITKETAITNFKTLPYLLHKTVISYAYSAAILIYKKKLVQPVKKEFIGFFPVFENNHRGLLTLNYTLQEAKSIEKEQKGEFLLGKNASKRMFNQLSDKYSIIHLSTHATAGDFYTPPAIEFYDETMYLPEIYGYNLQTDLLVLSACETGIGTIRKGEGVMSLARGFSYAGVQNLVVSLWKVNDRSTEKLMSEFYKNYQKTGNKAIALHNSKQAYLKNKSISSTKKSPYYWASFVYIGETTSKNNTSYNYLWILLLGFILIGGYFLLKNGRFGKNN, from the coding sequence ATGCTAAAAAATGTTGTCTTCCTATTTTTAGTGCTTTTTAGTTTTAATATAGCGGCTCAACATGCGAAATCTAATTTCAAAACTACTTTAGACTCATTAAAGAAACAAGATAACTTTTCGGAATATATTTATACACATTTAGATAAATTTTCAGAAAACCCATCAGTTGAAAATTTATCATTTTTTACAAATACACTATCAAGGTTATGGAGAAATCCAACTACTAAAAGTGAGTATATAGCATTACTTTATTTGCATGTTAATTATGGGTACTATTTAAAACAATATGGATTTATTGATTTATCGATAAATCAATACGAAAAAGCCTATAATATTTACAAAAACAACAGAATAATAAATTACAATATTATTGAATTTTGTTTAAAACCATTGGCTAATAACTATACGAGATTAGGGGAATTAGACAGGGCTGAAGATATTTTAAAAATAACAATTGAAAAAGCTCAAAAAGAAAACAATAATAAACAACTAATTGCTGGGTATTCAAATTTATCAGCAGTTATTAGAACGAGAGGAAATTATAAGGAGGCAGTAAACTATTTAAATATTGCATTAAATTTAGCAAGAGATAAACAACTTAAATCTAGGATTTATTCAGATTTGGCAATTAATTTTTTGTTTTTGCATGAACCCCAAAGAATAATTGAAAACATAGAGATATCAAACCAATTAAATACCAAAAAGAACAAAGCTATTTTAACAAGAAATTCTATTACTTTAGGAAGTTATTATAAACAACAACAACAATTTAAATTAGCCTTGCTTGCATTTAAAAAATCTTTAGTAACAGCTAAAAGTGTGTTTGGTAAAAATGACAGAGAAGTAGCTAAAATATATAACCAAATAGCTGAAGTTTATCAAGCGCAAAATAAATTTAAAAAATCGTTAAATTCATATCAAAAGTCATTACAAACATTACTGCCAAAGTATAAGCCCAAAACAATATATGAGAATCCTTTAACTACTTATTTTTATCCTGAAAACACATTAAAAGATGCTTTAGACGGAAGGGCAAGCGTATTTATTGAAATAAAGAATTACAAAGATGCACTTAAAAATTTTGATTTGGCTTTTAAGGTTGAAGCACAATTAAGAGCATCATACTTAAATCAAAGCGCAAAATTAATACAACAACAGGAGAGTAAAAACAGAAGTGAAAGTAGTATAGATTTATGTTATGAGTTATTTAAACAAACAAGTAATTTTAACTGGATTGAAAGAGCTTTTCAATACGCAGAACAATCAAAATCAGTTATTTTACTTGAAGCAAAAAAAGCTGCTTTTTTAAAATCATCTTTAAAAAAGGATAGTTTATTTAGTAAAGAAAAAATGTTGCTTTCTAAAAAAGCACAACTTAATAAAAGTATTGTAATTGAAGAATTAAAAGGGAGCAAGGCTGTTGTAAATTTAATAGCTAAATTAACGAAAGAGAGAAATGAAATTTCAAATAAACTTCAACTATTAAAACAGCAAATAGAATTAAAATACCCTAATTTAAAAATACAAAGTAATCGTTTAATCTCAGTAAAAAGAATACAAGAAGAATTATTATCAAACTATAAATCATTCATTGAGTTTTTCGAGGGAACACGTACTGTTTATGTTTTTTCAATTTCAAAAAATAATCAAATTAAACTTCATAAAATAGCTAAAACAGTTGCTTTTAAATCCAAAATTTCAAAATTCTTAAAATTATTTTCAGATGACAGGGGTACTATTTTACAAAATAACGTAAAAGAATACACCTCATTAGGCTATCAACTATATAGAGAACTGTTTAATATTGAGTTAAATGAACACACAATTATAATACCAGATGGTGTGTTCTCATTTATTCCGTTTGATGCTCTAATTACTAAAGAAACAGCTATTACAAACTTTAAAACATTACCATATTTACTTCATAAAACGGTAATTAGTTATGCCTATTCAGCTGCCATATTAATTTATAAAAAGAAATTGGTTCAACCAGTTAAAAAAGAATTTATTGGTTTTTTCCCAGTATTTGAAAATAACCATAGAGGGTTGTTAACGTTAAATTATACGTTACAAGAAGCAAAAAGCATTGAAAAAGAGCAAAAGGGAGAATTTTTATTAGGAAAGAATGCTTCTAAAAGGATGTTTAATCAACTAAGCGATAAGTATTCAATTATACATTTATCAACACATGCAACTGCTGGAGATTTTTATACGCCACCAGCAATTGAATTTTATGATGAAACAATGTATTTGCCTGAAATATACGGCTATAATTTACAAACCGACTTGTTGGTTTTAAGCGCATGCGAAACAGGAATTGGCACAATAAGAAAAGGGGAAGGAGTTATGAGTTTAGCAAGAGGATTTTCTTATGCAGGAGTACAAAATTTAGTAGTTTCTTTATGGAAAGTGAACGATAGATCTACTGAGAAATTAATGTCAGAGTTTTATAAAAATTATCAAAAAACAGGAAATAAAGCTATTGCACTACACAATTCGAAACAGGCATATTTAAAAAATAAGTCTATTTCTTCAACTAAAAAATCGCCTTACTATTGGGCAAGTTTTGTGTATATTGGAGAAACAACTTCCAAAAATAATACCAGTTATAATTATTTATGGATTTTACTATTGGGATTCATTTTAATAGGAGGTTATTTTCTGTTAAAAAATGGTAGATTTGGCAAAAATAATTGA
- a CDS encoding retropepsin-like aspartic protease family protein — protein sequence MNLNKILLRKGYTRIKLKKINTNHFELKATLNGVKGRFILDTGASNSCVDIKLAEKFKLKVEDSETKAAGAGATGMDTKVSNKNDLKIKKWEFHNFTIVLLDLAHVNNALTEHKAKPVDGIIGADILEKGKAIIDYKKHRLYLKKKVYKF from the coding sequence ATGAATTTAAATAAAATTCTTTTAAGAAAAGGCTATACTAGAATAAAACTAAAAAAAATAAATACAAATCATTTTGAATTAAAAGCAACATTAAATGGTGTTAAAGGACGGTTTATTTTAGATACCGGAGCCTCAAATTCTTGTGTTGATATTAAATTAGCTGAAAAATTTAAATTGAAAGTAGAAGATTCAGAAACTAAAGCTGCTGGTGCTGGGGCTACAGGAATGGATACTAAAGTTTCCAATAAAAATGATTTAAAAATCAAAAAATGGGAATTTCACAATTTTACAATTGTATTACTAGATTTAGCACACGTAAATAATGCTTTAACTGAACATAAGGCAAAACCAGTTGATGGGATTATTGGTGCAGATATATTGGAAAAAGGAAAAGCAATTATTGATTATAAAAAGCATCGACTGTATTTAAAAAAGAAGGTGTATAAATTTTAG
- the odhB gene encoding 2-oxoglutarate dehydrogenase complex dihydrolipoyllysine-residue succinyltransferase has protein sequence MILEMKVPSPGESITEVEIATWLVEDGDYVEKDQPIAEVDSDKATLELPAEESGIITLKAEEGDAVEVGAVVCLIDLDGKKPAASEQSSVSNEKSIEKNKEKVVTSSSVENTYASGTASPAAKKILDEKGITPSEVKGTGRDGRITKDDAVNAIPSMGTPRGGTRSSERKKMSMLRRKVAQRLVAVKNETAMLTTFNEVDMKPIFDLRTAYKELFKTKHGVGLGFMSFFTLAVVRALKLYPDVNSMIDGDYKIMHDFQDISIAVSGPKGLMVPVIRNAENLTFRGVESEVKRLALRARDGQITVDEMTGGTFTITNGGVFGSMLSTPIINPPQSGILGMHNIVERPVAVNGEVVIRPIMYVALSYDHRVIDGRESVGFLVAVKEALENPIEILMDNNIKKALEL, from the coding sequence ATGATTTTAGAAATGAAAGTTCCCTCACCGGGAGAGTCTATTACAGAAGTAGAAATTGCAACTTGGCTAGTTGAGGATGGAGATTATGTTGAAAAAGATCAACCAATTGCCGAAGTTGATTCAGACAAAGCAACCTTAGAATTACCTGCTGAAGAAAGTGGTATTATTACTTTAAAAGCTGAAGAAGGTGATGCGGTTGAAGTTGGCGCAGTAGTATGTTTAATAGATTTAGACGGCAAAAAACCTGCTGCTAGTGAACAATCTTCCGTAAGCAATGAAAAGTCAATTGAAAAGAATAAAGAAAAAGTTGTCACTTCAAGCTCCGTAGAAAATACTTATGCTAGTGGAACAGCTTCTCCTGCTGCCAAAAAAATTCTTGATGAAAAAGGGATAACTCCTTCAGAAGTTAAAGGAACAGGACGCGATGGCAGAATTACAAAAGATGATGCTGTAAATGCAATACCAAGTATGGGTACTCCTAGAGGCGGAACACGTAGTTCAGAACGTAAAAAAATGTCTATGCTTCGCAGAAAAGTAGCGCAACGTTTAGTAGCTGTAAAAAATGAAACTGCTATGCTTACTACTTTTAATGAAGTAGATATGAAACCTATTTTTGATTTAAGAACAGCATATAAAGAACTCTTTAAAACAAAGCATGGAGTTGGTTTAGGATTTATGAGTTTCTTTACTTTAGCTGTTGTTAGAGCTTTAAAATTATATCCTGATGTAAATTCAATGATTGACGGAGATTATAAAATAATGCATGATTTTCAAGATATTTCAATTGCAGTTTCTGGACCAAAAGGATTGATGGTTCCTGTAATTAGAAACGCTGAAAACTTAACATTTAGAGGTGTAGAAAGCGAAGTTAAACGTTTGGCTTTAAGAGCACGTGACGGACAAATTACAGTTGATGAAATGACTGGAGGTACTTTTACCATTACAAACGGAGGCGTGTTTGGTTCTATGCTATCTACTCCTATTATTAACCCTCCACAAAGTGGTATTTTAGGAATGCACAATATTGTTGAGCGACCTGTAGCTGTAAATGGGGAAGTTGTTATAAGACCAATTATGTATGTTGCACTTTCTTATGATCACCGAGTTATTGACGGAAGAGAATCCGTTGGGTTTTTGGTTGCTGTAAAAGAAGCCTTAGAAAATCCTATTGAAATATTAATGGATAATAATATTAAAAAAGCATTAGAATTATAG
- a CDS encoding TonB-dependent receptor — protein sequence MDVLIVAEKQYNITFTYADKTVENFEIIPYSTALNLKEAISYLKNATKLNFTFLTSNNILINSKTAGIKICGNLFDVNSQIFIDNAHVAVLNTNVSTVSNAKGYFELPEIDGNDIVEISHISYATVYLNSTDFIKKNKCLIIPLTQKVEQLNEVILTNYLTSGITVKTNNTINLNTEKFGILPGLIEPDVLHKIQSIPGISSVNETISTINIRGGTNDQNLLIWDGIKMYHSGHFFGLISAFNPYLIEDVTIIKNGTSSQYNDGVSGTVDMKSINDIKEKPFGGAGFNLLSVDAYGQVPISKKVAIQFSGRRSVTDLFSTPTFEQYFNRIFQDSKISTQLNINNTDVKTASNFNFYDYNLKFLYNINKQHKFRFNLLKVENNLDYNETLKNETLNESKTSTLQQKNLAFGAKLSSKWGKKFKTLLNIYYTKYNIKASNYTLLTEQRLLQNNEVLETGVKLNTYYQPTKNIKILTGYHFYELGISNAEDVNLPLYIRILKSVIRNHSLYSELNYISTNNKTFINSGFRLNYIEKFGVFIPEPRIQALHKVNSNLSLKFAGEFKSQNATQVIDLQEDFLGVEKNRWILADNESIPIIKSKQASIGINYKKNSFFIDIEGFYKYVNGITTANQGFQNQNQFIKTSGSYTVNGIEFLINKKTEAFSTWLGYTFNNNNYNFSELTPANFPNNLDIKHSISMGNTYTYKKLDIAIGLLWRTGKPLTTPLSDNSISFDGVSNYINYNKPNSNRLPNYFRVDFSSTYKFKLSKTINGMTGVSILNILNNKNILNRYYKINAENSISAVNNNSIGLTPNFTFRISF from the coding sequence TTGGATGTTCTAATTGTTGCTGAAAAACAGTATAACATTACCTTTACTTACGCAGATAAAACGGTTGAAAATTTTGAAATAATCCCGTACAGTACAGCTCTAAACTTAAAGGAAGCTATTTCTTATTTGAAAAATGCTACAAAATTAAACTTCACTTTTTTAACCTCAAATAATATTTTAATTAATAGCAAAACTGCAGGAATTAAAATTTGTGGAAACTTATTTGATGTTAATTCTCAAATTTTCATTGACAATGCACATGTTGCTGTTTTAAACACAAATGTTAGTACCGTTTCTAATGCTAAAGGTTATTTTGAATTACCTGAAATTGATGGAAACGACATTGTAGAAATAAGTCATATTTCATACGCTACCGTTTATTTAAATTCAACTGATTTTATTAAAAAAAATAAATGCTTAATTATCCCTTTAACTCAAAAGGTTGAACAACTCAATGAAGTAATTTTAACAAATTATTTAACCTCTGGTATAACTGTAAAAACAAATAACACAATTAACCTAAATACTGAAAAATTTGGTATTTTACCTGGCCTTATTGAACCTGATGTACTACATAAAATTCAATCAATTCCAGGGATTAGCAGTGTTAATGAAACTATTTCAACTATCAACATTAGAGGTGGTACAAATGATCAAAATTTACTTATTTGGGATGGTATTAAAATGTATCATTCAGGTCATTTTTTTGGTTTAATTTCAGCTTTCAACCCCTATTTAATAGAGGATGTTACAATTATTAAAAATGGTACTAGCTCACAATATAACGATGGTGTTTCTGGCACAGTAGATATGAAATCTATAAATGATATTAAAGAAAAACCGTTTGGTGGAGCTGGGTTTAATCTTTTAAGTGTTGATGCTTACGGACAAGTTCCTATTTCAAAAAAAGTAGCCATACAATTCTCAGGAAGACGCTCTGTAACCGATTTATTTAGCACTCCTACTTTTGAACAATACTTTAATCGTATATTTCAAGATTCTAAAATTTCTACCCAACTTAATATTAATAATACCGATGTTAAAACGGCTTCTAATTTTAATTTTTATGATTATAATTTAAAGTTCTTGTACAATATTAACAAACAACACAAATTTAGGTTTAACTTATTAAAGGTTGAAAACAATTTAGATTACAATGAAACGTTAAAAAATGAAACATTAAATGAATCTAAAACAAGTACTCTACAGCAAAAAAACTTAGCCTTTGGTGCTAAACTTTCTAGCAAATGGGGCAAAAAGTTTAAAACACTTCTAAATATATATTACACAAAATATAATATAAAAGCATCTAATTACACCTTATTAACTGAACAACGTTTACTACAAAATAATGAAGTATTAGAAACAGGTGTTAAATTAAACACTTATTACCAACCAACTAAAAATATTAAAATTTTAACTGGCTATCATTTTTATGAATTAGGTATTTCAAATGCTGAAGATGTAAACCTTCCCTTATACATAAGAATCCTAAAATCTGTTATTAGAAATCATTCTTTATATAGTGAGCTAAACTATATTTCAACCAATAATAAAACTTTTATTAATAGTGGTTTTAGACTTAATTATATTGAAAAATTTGGAGTTTTCATTCCTGAACCAAGAATTCAGGCATTACACAAAGTAAATTCAAATTTATCATTAAAATTTGCGGGTGAATTTAAAAGTCAAAATGCCACTCAAGTAATTGATTTACAAGAAGATTTTTTAGGCGTTGAAAAAAACAGATGGATATTGGCCGATAATGAATCAATACCAATTATAAAAAGTAAACAAGCATCTATAGGCATTAATTATAAAAAAAATAGTTTTTTTATTGATATAGAAGGGTTTTACAAATACGTTAACGGTATAACAACTGCTAACCAAGGTTTTCAAAATCAAAATCAATTTATCAAAACTTCGGGTAGTTACACCGTTAACGGAATAGAGTTTTTAATAAATAAAAAAACAGAGGCCTTTAGCACTTGGCTAGGCTATACTTTTAACAATAATAATTATAATTTTAGCGAACTCACCCCTGCAAACTTCCCAAATAATTTAGATATAAAACACAGTATTTCTATGGGTAATACATATACTTATAAAAAATTAGATATAGCAATTGGCTTACTTTGGAGAACAGGAAAACCACTTACAACACCGCTTAGTGATAACTCAATTTCTTTTGATGGAGTTAGCAATTATATTAATTATAATAAGCCTAATAGCAATCGGCTTCCAAATTATTTTCGAGTAGATTTTTCATCTACCTATAAGTTCAAATTGAGTAAAACTATAAATGGTATGACTGGAGTTTCAATTCTTAATATACTCAACAATAAAAATATCTTAAACAGATATTACAAAATAAATGCTGAAAACAGTATAAGTGCTGTTAATAATAACTCAATAGGTTTAACTCCAAATTTCACCTTTAGAATTTCATTTTAA
- a CDS encoding FecR family protein translates to MKENNFLAKWLANEISETELKKYLSEDEVRTYKKIVSHSNKLEAPVFNAEEALKKLNLKNSKTKVRRLNFPKFIYKVAAIIIVVVSSYYFIGNRSQNYTTSFAQKITFNLPDKSIVNLNADSEIKYKIRNWKNNRNLSLKGEAYFKVAKGSKFTVKTALGNVTVLGTQFNVVARNNYFEVICYEGLVSATYKNNTIKIPAGSSFKVINSKTKFEKTITDLSPSWIQNNSSFKSMPYWYVVNELERQYNISIEFDNTLSKNLFTGNFTHNNLKNALKAITIPFNLNYTFVTNNKVRLN, encoded by the coding sequence ATGAAAGAAAATAATTTTTTAGCCAAATGGCTTGCAAACGAAATTTCAGAAACTGAACTTAAAAAATATTTAAGTGAAGACGAGGTACGTACCTACAAAAAAATTGTTTCCCATTCAAATAAACTTGAAGCACCTGTTTTTAATGCTGAAGAAGCGCTAAAAAAATTAAATTTAAAGAATTCTAAAACAAAGGTAAGAAGATTAAACTTTCCGAAATTTATATACAAAGTAGCAGCAATTATTATTGTTGTTGTTTCTTCTTACTATTTTATTGGTAATCGCTCACAAAACTATACAACCTCTTTTGCTCAGAAAATCACTTTTAATTTACCAGATAAGTCCATTGTAAATTTAAATGCCGATTCAGAGATAAAATATAAAATACGCAACTGGAAAAATAATAGAAATTTATCTTTAAAAGGTGAAGCTTATTTTAAAGTTGCAAAAGGCTCTAAATTTACTGTAAAAACGGCACTCGGAAATGTAACCGTACTTGGAACACAATTTAATGTTGTAGCTAGAAATAATTATTTCGAAGTTATTTGCTATGAAGGTTTAGTTAGTGCTACTTATAAAAATAACACCATTAAGATTCCTGCTGGAAGCTCTTTTAAAGTCATAAATTCTAAAACTAAGTTTGAAAAAACCATTACAGACTTAAGCCCATCGTGGATTCAAAACAATAGCTCATTTAAAAGTATGCCTTACTGGTATGTAGTTAATGAACTTGAAAGACAATACAATATATCTATTGAGTTTGACAATACACTTTCAAAAAACTTATTTACAGGTAACTTTACACATAACAATTTAAAAAATGCTTTAAAAGCTATTACCATTCCTTTTAATTTAAATTATACCTTTGTAACAAATAATAAGGTTCGTTTAAATTAA
- a CDS encoding RNA polymerase sigma factor: protein MDINKNNNYCDEKIFSDFFINHSKLLNNYIFYKCGNSNLASDIVQDAFLKFWSNCKKVIPGKAKSFLYTIANNLFLNEYSKSNVVLTFKNSQTKNYTNESPEFLLEEKEFGIKLQRAISNLSEAQRIAFLMNRIDGKKYKEIAEILEISVKAVEKRIHNALLNLRSEIENL from the coding sequence ATGGATATTAACAAGAATAATAATTATTGTGATGAAAAAATATTTAGTGATTTTTTTATAAATCACTCTAAATTATTAAACAATTATATATTCTATAAATGTGGTAATTCTAATTTAGCAAGTGACATTGTTCAAGATGCTTTTCTTAAGTTTTGGAGTAATTGTAAAAAAGTAATTCCGGGAAAAGCCAAATCTTTTCTATATACTATTGCCAATAATTTATTTTTAAATGAATATTCTAAAAGCAACGTTGTACTTACCTTTAAAAACTCTCAAACAAAAAATTACACCAATGAATCTCCTGAGTTTTTATTAGAAGAAAAAGAGTTTGGCATAAAGTTACAACGTGCAATATCAAATTTATCTGAAGCTCAACGAATAGCCTTCTTAATGAATAGAATTGACGGTAAAAAATACAAAGAAATTGCTGAAATTTTAGAGATTTCAGTAAAAGCAGTAGAGAAAAGAATTCACAATGCACTGTTAAATTTAAGGAGTGAAATAGAAAATTTATAA